In Maylandia zebra isolate NMK-2024a linkage group LG12, Mzebra_GT3a, whole genome shotgun sequence, a single genomic region encodes these proteins:
- the LOC112435702 gene encoding C-X-C motif chemokine 10 has product MNSVTAFVACLLILGAQGQPASKSNKCKCYSYIGRISPKLIKTEPVIHYPSIFCPHTEIIVTTKADMKKCVNPESPLGRHILKNHNKQGKKGAVSTTTAGQSTAAI; this is encoded by the exons ATGAACTCAGTCACTGCCTTCGTTGCCTGCCTGCTTATCCTAGGTGCACAAG GACAACCAGCCAGCAAATCTAATAAATGCAAGTGTTACAGTTACATTGGCAGGATCAGCCCAAAGCTCATCAAGACTGAGCCAGTGATACACTACCCAAGTATCTTCTGTCCACATACAGAGATCAT TGTTACCACAAAAGCAGATATGAAGAAGTGTGTGAATCCAGAGTCCCCACTTGGACGACACATTCTAAAAAATCACAACAA GCAAGGGAAGAAAGGAGCTGTAAGCACCACGACTGCTGGTCAGAGTACTGCTGCAATCTAA